The region TTCTGGTTGGCGACCACCATCACCCGGGTCTGTTCCGGCCGGGGAAGACCCTCACCGGCACGGCCCAGAGCTTCTACCGCCAGTTGAGCGGCACGGCCAATAGGGGTGTCGTCCATCGGGGGTGGCGTTTCACGTGAAACATCCTCCCCCGGCGATTCGGTACGGGGGCCGGGGACCGGATCGGTCATCGGCCCCGCGATGTTGGCGTCGGACCGCAAGGATTCACTCTCCTCGACATCAGGCTCGCAATAAGCAGAGCCTGCCATGCTTTTGGGGTCGTGAACCAGCGAGGTCCGTTCTCCTGTGGATGAATCCACGTTCATACGGGGTCGGCGGTCGCGGGGCGAGGCCGCCGCACGACCGCGACTGATGATTCCATGCAGCAGGGAGCGACGTTTCACGTGAAACACGATGCACGGGAGCTCTCGCCGATTGGTCGCGACACTCCGGTATGCGTAGTTTTGCCAGCTTGTATGGAGCAATACTCTCGGCTCAGGGCCGACGGCGCGGCGTCCGGCGAGCAGCCTTGGCCCGCTTCGCGGCGAAGCGCACACCCCCGGGGCTCTCCCCGACCTCGACCCGCACCACCGTCGAGGGCGGGTCCACCACTCCCTCACCGACATGCAGCACCGAGGCCTCCACCACACCCAGCTTGCCCAACGCGGCCCGGGCCTGCTTCAGCTCTTCCTCGGCGGTGTCGCCCTTCAGGAGCAGCATCTCGCCGTACGGGCGCAGCAGCGGAACCCCCCAGCCGGCCAGCCGGTCCAGCGGGGCCACCGCCCGAGCCGTCACCACATGCATCGGGGTCAGCTTCCCGAGGACCTCCTCGGCACGGCCGCGCACCACCGTCACATGCTCCAGCCCCAGCAGCTCGACCACCTCCCGCAGAAAGTTCGTCCGCCGCAGCAAGGGCTCCAGAAGCGTGATCTGGAGGTCAGGGCGAGTCAGGGCGAGCGGGATACCGGGGAGCCCGGCCCCCGACCCCACATCGCAGACGGTGACCTCCTCGGGCACCACTTCGGAGAGCACGGCGCAGTTCAGCAGATGCCGCTCCCACAGCCGCGGCACCTCGCGCGGGCCGATCAGCCCGCGCGTCACTCCCACATCGGCCAGCAGCTCGCCGTAGCGCACGGCCTCCGGGAAGCGGTCACCGAATACGTCCCTTGCCTCGGGGGGCGCCGGGGGGAGCTCCGCTGCTTCCGTCACGGGGACCGTCCTTCCGTACCGAACACTGTGCTGAACGATGATGTAAGGCTGACAAGATTCGGCCCCGTCTGCGTGCAGACGGGGCCGTGTGGATCACGATGCGGAACCGCTTCAGACCGGAAGCACGACCACGCAGCGCTGGGGCTCCTCGCCCTCGGACTCGCTGCGCAGCCCGGCGGCGGCCACAGCGTCGTGCACCACCTTCCGCTCGAAGGGCGTCATCGCCTTCAGCTTCACCGGCTGAGCGGTGCCCTTCGCCTCCTCCGCAGCCTTGGTGCCCAGCTCGGTCAGCTCGGCACGCTTACGGGCCCGGTATCCGGTGATGTCGAGCATCAGCCGGCTGCGGTCGCCGGTCTCCCGGTGCACTGCGAGGCGGGTCAGCTCCTGAAGGGCCTCCAGCACCTCACCGTCGCGACCGACCAGCTTCTGCAGATCGCGGCTGGTCGAGTCGCTGATGATCGACACCGCTGCGCGATCGGCCTCGACGTCCATGTCGATGTCGCCGTCGAGGTCCGCGATGTCCAGCAGCCCCTCGAGGTAGTCGGCCGCGATCTCCCCTTCCTGCTCAAGGCGGGAGAGGGTGTCGACACCCTCGGCGGCCGGGGTGGTGCCTTCCGTCACGGATGGACTCCTTCGTTACTTCTTGGACGGGTGCTTGGGGCGCTGCTGGCCCTTGCGCTGGCCGGACTTCGCGCCACGGGAGGAGCCGGAGGCCGAGCCGCCGGCCGGCTTGCCGCCCTGCGCGCCCTTCTTCTGCCCCGCGCCCTGCTTCTCGTCGGGCTTGGCCTCAGCGGACTTCTCGGTGGAGGCCGAGGAATCCGACTGCGCGCCGGCCCTGCTGTGGCCGGTCGTGGAGCGCTGCGCCTTGGTCTGGCGCTTGGGCTGCTGACGGTTGGCGCGCGCCGTCTCGGCCGCCTCCTTCGCGACGACCTCGGCCGGCTCCTCCTTCAGCTTGCCCTGGGCCCGCAGCCGCTCCTGGCGGGC is a window of Streptomyces violaceusniger Tu 4113 DNA encoding:
- the rsmG gene encoding 16S rRNA (guanine(527)-N(7))-methyltransferase RsmG, with product MTEAAELPPAPPEARDVFGDRFPEAVRYGELLADVGVTRGLIGPREVPRLWERHLLNCAVLSEVVPEEVTVCDVGSGAGLPGIPLALTRPDLQITLLEPLLRRTNFLREVVELLGLEHVTVVRGRAEEVLGKLTPMHVVTARAVAPLDRLAGWGVPLLRPYGEMLLLKGDTAEEELKQARAALGKLGVVEASVLHVGEGVVDPPSTVVRVEVGESPGGVRFAAKRAKAARRTPRRRP
- a CDS encoding protein jag; the encoded protein is MTEGTTPAAEGVDTLSRLEQEGEIAADYLEGLLDIADLDGDIDMDVEADRAAVSIISDSTSRDLQKLVGRDGEVLEALQELTRLAVHRETGDRSRLMLDITGYRARKRAELTELGTKAAEEAKGTAQPVKLKAMTPFERKVVHDAVAAAGLRSESEGEEPQRCVVVLPV